From the Lolium rigidum isolate FL_2022 chromosome 2, APGP_CSIRO_Lrig_0.1, whole genome shotgun sequence genome, one window contains:
- the LOC124690144 gene encoding disease resistance protein Pik-2-like — translation MGFAIDLVEGVSDATIKSLLTKLGRLLANEYALLRGVRGDIQYINDEMASMQAFLADLSAGPRDHDRRLKDWMKQIRDVSYDVEDCVDDFAHRLPHDTTRGDVICCATIVSWVYDVGTWWPRRNIASTVTALKARTQQIGERRARYGVENPKSSDDVNSGGFAGFDAAENQQTSLRLVGTRMPVGVDTEMEKLDPPNKDILSVVGFGGVGKTTIATALYQKFGDQFDRRATVTVSQSSNIDAILRNMLRQVMPQLEDGPEKQDGAAASEKRSLGVSTMCYDGFYDEDTSEDIEQMDKKQLISQLHDHLKNYSYLLLIDDVWSATTWEDINKALPRSEKKCRVIVTTRFQAVATACTRDKGDLVHKVVELSGNKPEELFMEAMAESKASNDDEGKKKKVPARLWEMCGGLPLAIVAMAGHVACNPHRSDEEWSRVCNSLVPRSVKYLAQDGVTRILAHCYNDMNAETKTCALYLSMFPKGCPVSRKSLTRRLIAEGFVSEKQGLSVEDVAEAYLNHLTRRKMIRPVEHSSNGKAKSFLVHDMVLEYIVSKASEENFVTVVGGHWLTAPPSSKVRRLSLQQQHGGDSRGGNPVEGMNLSHVRSLTVSEGMGKLRLRSNSLKFGIVQVLDLDGCKDLKHHDAKEICKMRLLKYISLRRTDVSKLSKKIKNLQYLETLDVRETNVTELPKTVCQLQRLVNILGGNKRTRKGLKLPEDLRNTMNGLRVLSGIEIVEEGANPVVDFHHLTDLRKLTIYKLNISKWDLFQDLSSSIEYLGGYSLHTLMIEDISSGSFLESLGYLSSPPRFLTALELSGKLVKLPGWITELDALTKLTLSLTALSSDALVQISQLKTLFSLTFSLAAQKQDPETAAIVEENKAKSDGEIIFLAGKFENLKLLRFSAPFIPLLRFSRDAMPKLERLEARFSILEGLYGVENLSALKEVHLRVHDEACNFTKLMVEGIKTAKKGDAGPRVIIDHYHD, via the exons ATGGGTTTTGCAATCGATTTGGTGGAGGGTGTTTCGGATGCTACCATAAAATCTCTGCTGACGAAGCTCGGCCGGCTGCTCGCCAACGAGTATGCTCTGCTGAGGGGCGTCCGCGGCGACATCCAATACATCAACGACGAGATGGCCAGCATGCAGGCCTTCCTCGCCGACCTGAGCGCTGGCCCCCGCGACCATGACCGCCGGCTCAAGGACTGGATGAAGCAGATCCGCGACGTCTCGTACGACGTCGAGGACTGCGTGGATGACTTTGCGCACCGCCTCCCCCATGACACCACCCGCGGCGACGTCATCTGCTGCGCCACCATCGTCTCCTGGGTCTACGATGTTGGCACTTGGTGGCCTCGTCGCAACATCGCGTCTACTGTCACTGCACTCAAGGCCCGGACGCAGCAGATCGGGGAGAGGCGTGCAAGATATGGCGTCGAGAACCCAAAGAGCAGCGACGACGTCAACTCGGGTGGATTTGCTGGGTTCGACGCTGCCGAGAACCAGCAGACAAGCCTTCGGCTTGTTGGCACCAGGATGCCTGTGGGAGTTGACACGGAAATGGAGAAGCTCG ATCCCCCTAATAAGGACATTCTGTCCGTTGTTGGGTTCGGAGGGGTGGGCAAGACTACCATCGCCACCGCGTTGTACCAGAAATTCGGTGATCAGTTCGACCGCCGGGCGACCGTCACCGTGTCTCAGAGCTCCAATATAGATGCAATACTACGCAACATGCTCAGACAAGTCATGCCCCAGCTCGAAGATGGTCCGGAGAAGCAAGACGGTGCCGCCGCCTCCGAGAAGAGAAGCCTCGGAGTTAGCACCATGTGTTACGACGGGTTCTATGATGAAGACACCTCGGAGGACATAGAACAAATGGACAAGAAACAGCTCATTAGTCAGCTCCACGATCATTTGAAGAATTACAG TTACCTGCTCTTAATTGATGATGTCTGGTCTGCAACAACGTGGGAAGATATTAACAAGGCATTGCCTAGAAGTGAGAAAAAGTGTAGAGTAATTGTTACAACAAGGTTTCAAGCTGTAGCTACTGCATGCACAAGAGACAAAGGAGATCTTGTTCATAAAGTGGTCGAACTAAGTGGTAACAAGCCTGAAGAGTTATTCATGGAAGCCATGGCCGAATCCAAGGCTAGCAACGATGatgaaggaaaaaagaagaaagtTCCAGCCAGGCTGTGGGAAATGTGCGGCGGTCTGCCATTGGCCATAGTTGCCATGGCTGGTCATGTTGCCTGCAACCCACACAGATCTGATGAAGAATGGAGTAGAGTTTGCAACTCGCTAGTGCCACGGTCTGTCAAATACCTCGCTCAAGACGGAGTGACAAGGATACTTGCTCACTGCTACAATGATATGAACGCCGAGACCAAGACCTGTGCCCTGTACCTGAGCATGTTTCCGAAGGGTTGTCCGGTCAGCAGGAAGAGTCTGACGAGACGGTTGATAGCAGAAGGCTTCGTAAGCGAGAAGCAGGGGCTGAGCGTGGAGGACGTGGCGGAGGCGTACCTGAACCATCtcacgaggaggaagatgatacgGCCGGTGGAGCACAGCAGCAACGGCAAGGCGAAGAGCTTTCTTGTCCACGACATGGTCCTGGAGTACATAGTGTCCAAGGCGAGCGAGGAGAACTTCGTCACcgtggtcggcggccattggctcACTGCGCCGCCCAGCAGCAAGGTCCGTCGGTTGTCGCTCCAGCAGCAGCACGGCGGCGACTCCAGAGGCGGCAACCCTGTGGAGGGCATGAACCTGTCCCACGTCAGGTCACTGACCGTGTCCGAGGGCATGGGCAAGCTCCGTCTCCGGTCTAATTCACTCAAGTTCGGGATCGTGCAGGTGCTAGACCTGGATGGTTGCAAGGATTTGAAGCATCACGATGCCAAGGAGATATGCAAGATGCGTCTGCTCAAGTACATCAGCCTCCGGAGGACAGACGTCAGCAAGCTCTCTAAGAAGATCAAGAATCTCCAGTACTTGGAGACGCTTGACGTAAGGGAAACCAATGTGACGGAGCTGCCAAAAACCGTCTGCCAGCTCCAACGATTGGTGAACATACTTGGTGGGAATAAAAGGACACGGAAGGGGCTGAAGCTTCCTGAAGATCTCAGGAACACAATGAACGGCCTTCGTGTGCTATCAGGCATTGAGATTGTTGAAGAGGGAGCCAACCCGGTGGTAGACTTTCATCATCTCACCGATCTCAGGAAGCTCACCATTTACAAGCTCAACATCTCCAAGTGGGATCTCTTCCAGGATTTAAGCTCCTCGATTGAGTACCTCGGCGGCTACTCCCTCCACACCCTGATGATTGAGGACATCTCATCTGGCTCGTTTCTTGAATCACTGGGCTATCTTTCTTCCCCTCCGAGGTTTCTCACTGCTCTTGAGCTGTCTGGCAAGTTGGTCAAGCTTCCCGGATGGATCACAGAGCTGGATGCTCTCACGAAGCTAACGCTCTCACTGACGGCACTCAGTTCTGATGCTTTGGTGCAAATTAGCCAGCTCAAGACACTGTTCTCTCTCACGTTTTCACTTGCCGCGCAGAAGCAGGATCCAGAAACAGCCGCCATTGTTGAGGAGAACAAGGCAAAATCTGATGGAGAGATCATTTTTCTGGCTGGCAAATTCGAGAACCTCAAGCTTCTTCGCTTCTCTGCTCCTTTCATTCCACTCTTGAGATTTTCACGAGACGCCATGCCCAAGCTCGAAAGACTTGAGGCAAGGTTCAGCATTCTCGAGGGGCTATATGGCGTAGAAAACCTTAGCGCTCTCAAAGAGGTGCATCTCAGGGTGCATGATGAAGCATGTAACTTTACCAAGTTGATGGTAGAAGGCATTAAAACGGCTAAAAAAGGCGACGCAGGCCCAAGAGTAATCATTGATCACTATCACGACTGA